A window from Dysidea avara chromosome 2, odDysAvar1.4, whole genome shotgun sequence encodes these proteins:
- the LOC136247226 gene encoding uncharacterized protein isoform X2, translated as MLKVFTILVLLVVTCSYAKADDKAASYHQLMTPYWLSKHAEIFGSYTVRPDYLEILSGFSYERLIRVQLVPPETLSKEEDITVTITVAMDTTHADANDHDPIFGISDGDYFVGFFTRDNNHYSSLPPCYRAQSISYDDRISKSTSFSGVTRPTGAKSYSSEVKMHIKPTEKWGSCHTEHDEGHIAIAQYSYKLNITKGLYFDMHRDYISETYRIEYILVEVY; from the coding sequence GCAGCATCTTATCATCAACTCATGACTCCCTACTGGTTAAGCAAGCATGCAGAAATTTTTGGGTCTTATACTGTACGTCCTGATTACCTTGAAATCCTCAGTGGGTTCTCATATGAACGTCTCATAAGAGTTCAGCTGGTACCTCCAGAAACTTTGTCTAAAGAAGAAGATATTACTGTAACTATTACTGTTGCTATGGATACTACACATGCTGATGctaatgatcatgatccaattTTTGGAATAAGCGATGGAGATTACTTTGTTGGTTTTTTCACACGTGACAATAACCACTACTCCAGCCTTCCGCCGTGCTATCGTGCTCAAAGCATAAGTTATGATGACAGAATTAGTAAATCAACTTCTTTTTCTGGTGTTACCAGACCAACAGGTGCAAAAAGTTACTCCAGTGAAGTAAAGATGCATATTAAACCAACTGAGAAGTGGGGTTCCTGCCACACAGAACATGATGAAGGACACATTGCTATTGCTCAATATTCCTATAAACTGAATATCACTAAAGGACTGTACTTTGATATGCATCGTGATTATATTTCTGAAACTTATCGCATTGAGTACATCCTAGTTGAAGTCTACTAA